A part of Plasmodium sp. gorilla clade G2 genome assembly, chromosome: 8 genomic DNA contains:
- a CDS encoding high mobility group protein B2 has product MASKSQKKVLKKQNKKKKKDPLAPKRALSAYMFYVKDKRLEIIKEKPELAKDVAQVGKLIGEAWGKLSPAQKAPYEKKAQLDKVRYSKEIEEYRKKNQE; this is encoded by the coding sequence atggcTTCAAAATCTCAAAAGaaagtattaaaaaaacaaaacaaaaaaaagaaaaaagaccCATTAGCTCCAAAGAGAGCTTTGTCTGCCTATATGTTTTATGTTAAGGATAAGAGactagaaataataaaagaaaaaccaGAATTAGCAAAAGATGTTGCACAAGTTGGTAAATTGATAGGTGAAGCTTGGGGAAAGTTAAGCCCAGCTCAAAAAGCACCATATGAAAAGAAAGCACAATTAGACAAAGTACGATATTCAAAAGAAATAGAAGAATATAGAAAGAAAAAtcaagaataa